A genomic segment from Legionella micdadei encodes:
- a CDS encoding phasin family protein encodes MMNQPFERWSELAKKLQAPFQEIAELNVKTLQGFNYIKPDELANLKKPEELFEKQISLAVENGHKALDYMQKSFEIMEKAMLSFVQEVKNKSESKH; translated from the coding sequence ATGATGAATCAACCTTTCGAAAGATGGAGTGAGTTAGCAAAAAAATTGCAAGCTCCTTTTCAAGAAATTGCTGAACTCAATGTAAAAACTCTACAAGGTTTTAATTACATCAAACCAGATGAGTTGGCTAATCTAAAAAAACCAGAAGAATTGTTTGAAAAGCAAATTAGTTTAGCAGTTGAGAACGGCCATAAGGCATTAGACTATATGCAAAAGTCTTTTGAAATTATGGAAAAAGCAATGCTTTCTTTTGTACAAGAAGTCAAAAACAAAAGCGAATCTAAGCATTAA
- a CDS encoding phasin family protein has product MNQPFEKLNEIAKKLQAPFQEIAELNVRTLQAVNYLKPEELTTIRKPEELWEKQINLAVENGHNALNYMQKTYEIIEKAMLSLMQETRKNNPLH; this is encoded by the coding sequence ATGAACCAACCATTTGAAAAGTTAAATGAGATAGCAAAAAAATTGCAAGCACCTTTTCAAGAAATTGCTGAACTTAATGTGAGGACTCTTCAAGCAGTTAATTATCTAAAACCTGAAGAACTAACCACGATAAGAAAACCAGAAGAACTCTGGGAAAAGCAAATCAATTTGGCTGTAGAAAATGGTCACAATGCATTAAATTACATGCAAAAAACATATGAGATCATTGAAAAAGCCATGCTTTCGTTAATGCAAGAAACAAGAAAAAATAATCCTTTGCATTAA
- a CDS encoding PHA/PHB synthase family protein has protein sequence MTQDTELSEIMRSVAEKSMRILQGFRRQPAQLSKLVKQYMDLTKDFQSLVSVILKNPEQVWKMQIAYWQDALSLAHEQFNCWLEGKPMPIADRRFSSDEWVNNPFFNFMSQHYLLASEHMNSLLEHIEYGDKQLARRVQFFARQYLDALSPANFLHTNPQLMAETIQSHGKNLLRGLQNLLTDIEAGSSRLIIKMTDTDAFKVGQNLATTPGKVIFRNDMMELIQYTAQTEKVRAVPLLMIPPWINKYYILDLSENNSFVGWLVKQGITVFIISWVNPDASYAKKGLFDYLNDGPMAAIKVIQEQLKVKQVNTLGFCIGGTLQACMLAYQKAHNEKPVRSATFLASMIDFSDPGDISVFIDEQQIVHIEEEMHSKGFLDGRFMASTFNSLRANDLVWSFFIKNYLQGQNPVPFDILFWNADVTNMPAKMHSQYLRWMYLHNDLIKPGKIRLNHIPLDVSKIDIPTFFVSTKKDHIAPWQTTYLGFQHIGGKKRFLLGGSGHIAGIINPPGSDKYGFYRNTSTSQTAEEWLEKAKHIPGSWWPEWLKWLENQSGQLIDAPNFAQLPFKGLIDAPGEYVHKTYKTHPEQIEPPPLSKPEEASSVPNDQSEVILQGKGSPEPLERTNTDTDAAA, from the coding sequence ATGACCCAGGACACAGAACTCAGTGAAATCATGCGCTCGGTTGCTGAAAAAAGCATGCGGATTTTGCAAGGATTTAGACGACAACCTGCGCAGTTATCAAAACTTGTAAAGCAATACATGGATTTGACTAAAGATTTTCAATCCTTAGTTTCTGTTATCCTAAAAAACCCCGAGCAAGTCTGGAAAATGCAAATTGCCTACTGGCAAGATGCACTGAGCTTAGCACACGAGCAATTCAATTGCTGGCTCGAAGGTAAACCGATGCCGATTGCTGATCGTCGGTTTAGCAGCGATGAATGGGTAAACAATCCCTTTTTTAATTTCATGAGTCAACACTATTTACTCGCCAGCGAGCATATGAATTCATTGCTTGAACACATTGAATATGGCGATAAGCAACTTGCCAGAAGGGTACAGTTTTTCGCAAGACAATATTTAGATGCGCTCTCACCCGCTAATTTCCTGCACACGAACCCGCAACTGATGGCAGAAACCATCCAAAGCCATGGAAAAAACCTTTTACGAGGATTGCAAAATCTACTTACCGACATTGAAGCTGGTTCTTCTCGTTTGATCATCAAGATGACGGATACGGATGCCTTCAAAGTTGGTCAAAACCTTGCAACGACTCCCGGAAAAGTCATTTTCCGTAATGACATGATGGAGTTGATCCAGTACACCGCACAAACTGAAAAAGTGAGGGCAGTTCCTTTATTGATGATTCCGCCATGGATCAATAAATATTACATTTTAGATTTGAGTGAAAACAATTCGTTCGTCGGTTGGCTAGTTAAACAAGGAATCACTGTCTTTATCATCTCTTGGGTCAACCCTGATGCAAGCTATGCCAAGAAAGGATTGTTTGACTACCTTAATGATGGACCAATGGCTGCTATTAAAGTCATCCAAGAGCAGCTTAAGGTGAAGCAAGTGAATACCCTTGGTTTTTGTATCGGCGGAACATTACAGGCCTGTATGCTCGCTTACCAGAAAGCACATAATGAAAAACCAGTGCGTTCAGCTACTTTTCTTGCCTCAATGATTGATTTTAGCGATCCGGGCGATATCTCCGTGTTTATTGATGAGCAACAAATTGTACATATTGAAGAAGAAATGCATTCCAAAGGCTTTCTAGACGGGCGTTTTATGGCAAGCACTTTTAACTCTTTGCGCGCCAACGACTTAGTATGGTCTTTTTTCATTAAGAATTATCTTCAAGGGCAAAATCCAGTACCCTTTGATATTTTATTTTGGAACGCAGACGTCACTAATATGCCCGCCAAAATGCATTCTCAATACTTACGTTGGATGTACTTGCACAATGATTTAATTAAACCGGGTAAAATTCGTCTTAATCATATTCCGCTTGATGTAAGCAAAATCGACATCCCAACGTTTTTTGTTTCGACCAAAAAAGATCACATCGCTCCCTGGCAAACAACCTACCTTGGCTTCCAGCATATTGGCGGGAAAAAACGCTTTTTACTCGGTGGATCAGGGCATATTGCCGGCATTATAAATCCACCCGGCAGTGATAAGTATGGCTTTTATCGTAATACGAGCACGTCACAAACCGCAGAAGAATGGTTAGAAAAAGCGAAACATATTCCTGGTTCATGGTGGCCTGAATGGCTAAAATGGCTAGAGAACCAATCTGGACAACTTATTGATGCGCCTAACTTTGCGCAATTGCCTTTTAAAGGCTTAATTGACGCACCAGGTGAATATGTGCATAAGACTTACAAAACTCACCCTGAGCAAATTGAGCCTCCACCGCTGAGTAAACCTGAAGAAGCGTCAAGTGTACCGAATGATCAGAGCGAGGTAATTTTACAAGGAAAAGGAAGCCCGGAACCTCTTGAGCGTACAAACACAGACACCGATGCCGCGGCTTAA
- the smc gene encoding chromosome segregation protein SMC — MHLKQLKLAGFKSFVDPTIVPFPSQLVAVVGPNGCGKSNIIDAVRWVMGESSAKNLRGESMTDVIFNGSSQRKAVGQASVELVFDNSMGRLAGQYGSYQEIAVRRVVTRDGDSVYYLNGSRCRRRDITDIFLGTGAGARGYSIIGQGTISRIIEARPEELRAYLEEAAGVSKYKERRRETVLRIEHTRENLARIADIRDELDKQLQRLERQAKAAERYKILKTEERLCKAEILALRWRSLTEEQQKKQTELNSLLLDYEKHQANAAEAYKQSIEMREKFHGENEAFQQHQAHFYQLATDIARLEESIQQHQREKQRLKLDQQQMQVDWQQANHQLKQDQEALKASEDLLIVLQNNLQTAQEEFNCKQQALQEKQIEQSNWSTKTQQNQAFLANAMREMQVEQVRLQHLNERRQQALSRLEKINDELKVIELDHSVQDITVQQNTLSTLQTTIRLEEDKHRQVLDSSLKLREKLTETEKLLHQAQDKVHRINTQQASLLAAQQTALGRQATASEKLTQWMDKPRLVEIIKVDKDWQFACEMVLGESLQAIVVDSLDDVWSEMSQLDGGSVLFLTPNQAAEKKVNYPRLSDKVRGCKPNWMHKLDTIFTASSLQEALDYLNHLDLDESVITAEGYWLGKGWIKVCGKEIKDEPSLLLRQEEITRLNETLVIAQDELTALKDLRNLLHDQVKENEQQLESMRQNLSANKDNLRACQAEIAHKERSLEQVQIRKNALVEESEDLHINLEELISQQAATEQLLLIKKQEVEAYEQEQHQSNSEKADLENALQSCRLAVEEVRAALHQNQLAADREKLKSQQLRENLRREQSRIETLHDRMEILANRLLELEIPDASLSESLNEKLAQHRELEAELGLKRDGLSNLTKELESLEAEVRTEEKQARAIQEKIQHEQMEEQALAVRAGGILESLAEFDANIDALLAAIPAEVNQNLREQQLQDIVEKIKRLGAINLAAIEEYETESQRKQHLDEQYNDLTEALATLDAAIEKMDKETHQRLKTTFDEVNTAFQALFPRLFGGGRAMLELTCDNLLEAGILVMAQPPGKRNSTIHLLSGGEKAMTAVALVFAIFQLNPSPFCMLDEVDAPLDDANVRRFCDLVKEMSQFVQFLFITHNKVTMELAEHLIGVTMREPGVSRIVAVDVEQALAMTET; from the coding sequence ATGCATTTAAAACAGTTAAAACTGGCTGGGTTTAAATCCTTTGTCGATCCGACTATTGTGCCTTTCCCAAGCCAATTAGTTGCTGTGGTAGGTCCGAATGGATGTGGCAAATCAAATATCATTGATGCAGTCCGCTGGGTGATGGGAGAGAGTTCTGCCAAGAATCTGCGTGGTGAGTCGATGACTGATGTCATTTTCAATGGGTCGTCACAACGCAAAGCGGTTGGTCAGGCTTCAGTGGAATTAGTGTTTGATAACAGCATGGGGCGTTTAGCGGGACAGTACGGTAGTTATCAGGAAATAGCGGTCAGACGTGTGGTAACCCGGGACGGGGACTCGGTATATTATCTTAATGGCAGCCGTTGCCGCCGCCGCGATATTACTGATATTTTTCTTGGAACCGGTGCGGGCGCCCGCGGCTATTCCATCATCGGCCAGGGAACGATTTCACGCATTATCGAAGCACGGCCTGAAGAGTTGAGGGCTTATCTTGAGGAAGCCGCAGGTGTATCTAAGTATAAGGAGCGTCGCCGAGAAACGGTATTGCGCATTGAACATACGCGTGAAAATTTAGCCCGTATCGCAGACATACGTGACGAGCTGGATAAGCAGCTGCAGCGGCTTGAGCGTCAAGCGAAAGCTGCAGAACGCTATAAAATACTTAAGACAGAAGAGCGTTTATGTAAAGCGGAAATTTTAGCGTTAAGATGGCGATCCCTAACGGAAGAGCAGCAAAAAAAGCAAACCGAATTAAACTCGCTATTATTGGATTATGAAAAACATCAAGCCAATGCCGCTGAAGCATATAAACAAAGCATAGAAATGCGAGAGAAATTTCATGGAGAGAATGAGGCATTCCAACAACACCAAGCCCACTTTTACCAGCTCGCGACTGACATTGCCCGTCTTGAAGAAAGCATTCAGCAGCACCAACGTGAAAAACAACGATTAAAGCTTGATCAACAACAAATGCAAGTCGATTGGCAACAGGCTAATCATCAGCTTAAGCAAGATCAAGAAGCCTTAAAAGCCAGTGAAGACCTGCTTATTGTTTTACAGAATAATTTACAAACTGCGCAGGAAGAATTCAATTGTAAGCAACAGGCATTACAAGAAAAGCAGATTGAGCAAAGCAATTGGAGTACTAAAACTCAGCAAAACCAGGCTTTTCTGGCAAATGCGATGCGGGAAATGCAAGTCGAGCAGGTTCGGTTACAGCATCTGAATGAACGTCGGCAACAAGCGTTGTCACGGTTGGAAAAAATCAATGATGAATTAAAAGTGATCGAACTGGATCACAGTGTTCAAGATATTACGGTTCAGCAAAATACATTATCAACTCTACAGACAACTATTCGTCTTGAGGAAGATAAACATCGGCAAGTGCTTGACTCCAGTTTAAAGCTCCGCGAAAAGCTAACAGAAACTGAAAAGTTACTGCATCAAGCTCAAGATAAAGTTCATCGAATAAACACCCAACAAGCAAGTTTACTCGCTGCACAGCAAACTGCTTTGGGTCGGCAAGCAACCGCTTCAGAAAAATTGACCCAGTGGATGGATAAACCACGCTTGGTTGAAATAATCAAAGTCGATAAGGACTGGCAATTTGCTTGTGAGATGGTGTTGGGGGAAAGCTTGCAAGCTATTGTTGTTGATTCTCTAGATGACGTGTGGTCGGAGATGAGCCAATTAGATGGCGGTTCCGTGCTGTTTCTTACTCCCAATCAAGCGGCGGAAAAGAAAGTCAATTATCCCCGGTTATCCGATAAAGTCAGGGGTTGTAAGCCGAATTGGATGCATAAACTTGATACAATTTTCACAGCCTCTTCGTTGCAAGAGGCGCTCGATTACCTTAATCATCTCGATCTGGATGAATCGGTGATAACCGCTGAGGGATATTGGCTAGGAAAAGGATGGATAAAAGTTTGTGGCAAAGAAATCAAGGATGAGCCTAGTTTATTGCTTCGCCAGGAGGAAATAACCCGGTTAAATGAGACGCTTGTCATTGCTCAAGACGAATTAACCGCACTGAAAGATCTACGTAATCTTCTCCATGACCAAGTTAAAGAAAATGAACAGCAACTTGAGAGTATGCGCCAGAACCTATCCGCTAATAAAGATAATTTGCGTGCATGTCAGGCAGAAATTGCACATAAAGAACGCAGCTTGGAGCAGGTACAAATAAGAAAGAACGCTTTGGTGGAAGAGAGCGAAGATCTACACATTAATTTGGAAGAATTGATTAGCCAACAAGCCGCTACTGAACAATTGTTGCTAATAAAAAAGCAAGAGGTAGAGGCTTATGAGCAAGAACAGCATCAATCGAATAGCGAAAAAGCCGATCTTGAAAATGCGCTGCAGAGTTGTCGCTTAGCGGTGGAAGAAGTAAGGGCTGCTCTGCATCAGAACCAACTGGCAGCCGACCGGGAAAAATTAAAGAGCCAGCAACTTAGGGAAAATCTCAGACGAGAACAGTCACGCATAGAAACGTTGCATGATCGCATGGAGATCCTGGCGAATCGCTTACTCGAACTTGAAATACCTGATGCCTCACTCAGTGAATCTTTAAATGAGAAACTGGCTCAACATCGGGAATTAGAAGCAGAATTGGGTTTGAAGCGAGATGGGTTATCAAATTTAACTAAAGAATTAGAGTCGTTAGAGGCAGAAGTAAGAACAGAAGAAAAGCAGGCAAGAGCAATTCAGGAAAAAATCCAGCATGAACAAATGGAAGAGCAGGCTTTAGCTGTCCGTGCGGGTGGAATTCTTGAATCTTTGGCCGAGTTTGATGCAAATATAGATGCCTTGCTTGCTGCAATTCCTGCTGAAGTTAATCAAAATTTGCGTGAACAGCAATTACAAGATATTGTTGAGAAAATTAAACGATTAGGTGCAATAAATTTAGCTGCAATAGAAGAGTATGAAACAGAGTCTCAGCGAAAACAGCATTTGGACGAACAGTACAACGATTTAACAGAGGCTTTAGCAACGCTTGATGCTGCCATTGAAAAAATGGATAAAGAGACACATCAACGGCTAAAGACAACTTTTGATGAAGTAAATACTGCGTTTCAAGCACTTTTCCCCCGTCTTTTTGGTGGAGGACGTGCCATGCTGGAGTTAACGTGTGATAATCTGTTGGAAGCGGGTATTTTAGTCATGGCACAACCTCCTGGTAAGCGTAACAGCACCATTCATTTACTCTCGGGAGGGGAAAAAGCGATGACAGCAGTTGCCCTAGTCTTTGCGATTTTCCAGCTAAATCCCTCTCCGTTTTGTATGTTAGACGAAGTGGATGCACCCTTGGATGACGCAAACGTTAGGCGTTTTTGTGATTTGGTAAAAGAAATGTCACAATTCGTACAGTTCCTATTTATTACTCACAACAAAGTGACAATGGAATTGGCCGAACATTTGATTGGTGTAACCATGCGTGAACCAGGAGTCTCACGAATTGTCGCCGTAGATGTGGAACAAGCGTTGGCAATGACTGAGACTTGA
- a CDS encoding cell division protein ZipA C-terminal FtsZ-binding domain-containing protein, translating to MQANWSLILNVLLLIGVVITIARLMKARRRSLTPASQPSLGAVENKHFDDIIAVRKVNCEPQSEVTHHDTMVKITPSKTVETELAEKIDRSVPAEKGKSIMMFLLAKENRQLAGYELLQTVLAAGLRFGEGNLFHRHQHANGQGPVLCSLAAATPSGVFDLQNIGAFSVRGLCLFMHSSGNSAIDAERFTVLYETAKQLRDGLDTHLLDEQKRPLSEASLARYRNQLNIREQELALI from the coding sequence ATGCAGGCAAACTGGAGTCTTATCCTTAATGTTCTATTGCTCATTGGGGTTGTGATTACTATTGCTCGTTTAATGAAAGCAAGACGCCGAAGTTTAACGCCTGCCAGCCAGCCTTCTTTAGGAGCAGTTGAAAACAAACATTTTGACGATATTATCGCTGTAAGAAAAGTTAACTGTGAACCTCAAAGTGAAGTTACTCATCATGATACCATGGTAAAAATCACCCCTAGCAAAACAGTGGAAACAGAGCTTGCAGAGAAAATTGATCGGTCTGTCCCCGCAGAAAAAGGTAAGTCGATTATGATGTTTTTATTGGCCAAAGAAAATCGCCAATTAGCAGGTTATGAACTGCTGCAAACTGTTCTTGCTGCAGGTTTGCGCTTTGGTGAGGGAAATTTATTTCACAGGCATCAGCATGCCAATGGCCAAGGCCCTGTGCTTTGCAGCTTAGCGGCGGCTACACCAAGTGGTGTTTTTGACTTACAGAATATCGGTGCGTTTAGCGTGCGCGGACTTTGTTTATTCATGCATTCTTCCGGCAATTCGGCAATCGATGCTGAACGATTCACAGTCTTGTATGAAACCGCAAAACAACTTAGGGATGGTTTGGATACTCATCTACTCGACGAGCAAAAACGACCTTTATCAGAAGCAAGTTTAGCTCGCTATCGAAACCAGCTCAATATCCGTGAGCAAGAGCTTGCTCTGATATGA